The following proteins come from a genomic window of Henningerozyma blattae CBS 6284 chromosome 4, complete genome:
- the BUD20 gene encoding Bud20p (similar to Saccharomyces cerevisiae BUD20 (YLR074C); ancestral locus Anc_8.11) — MGRYSVKRYKTKRRTRDLDQIYDDLSSQEKISSLLNQPLDETKPGLGQHYCIHCAKYMETSIALKTHLKTKVHKRRVKALKGVPYGQEVADAAAGYNLNKFLQRVEAINNVTGPEKEKNEGLLEGHLQEKLKDATGNEPTLPSVNELDNSV; from the coding sequence ATGGGTAGATATTCTGTGAAAAGATATAAGACTAAAAGACGGACTCGTGATCTTGACCAGATCTATGATGATTTATCCAGTCAAGAAAAAATCAGTAGTTTATTAAACCAACCTTTAGATGAAACTAAGCCTGGGTTGGGTCAACATTATTGTATTCATTGTGCAAAATATATGGAAACTAGTATAGCTTTAAAGACCCATTTAAAAACTAAAGTTCACAAGAGACGTGTAAAGGCTTTGAAAGGGGTCCCATATGGACAAGAAGTAGCTGATGCCGCCGCAGggtataatttaaataaatttttacaaaGAGTAGAGGCTATTAACAATGTTACGGGGCCTgagaaagaaaagaatgAAGGTTTGCTAGAGGGTCAtttacaagaaaaattgaaagatgCCACAGGGAATGAGCCTACTTTGCCCAGTGTGAATGAGTTGGATAACAGTGTGTAA
- the TBLA0D02360 gene encoding VASt domain-containing protein (similar to Saccharomyces cerevisiae YFL042C and YLR072W; ancestral locus Anc_8.14) has product MLPLVKVSPAPPQLSLSDAQSVRSAASASSASDSIASVLHALRSASAVSSALARTPPSLDLDQVIRSIDGDAEDAKRERNPSSRGSSSSRASSSLTRTSSSSSRSSSSSHGSSSSRSSSSHSSSSKNFGYSGPWRLAQVPSWDPQSLREPNENVVCEARLPYPPGLIAHVLFSDTDHTYWEKLLTYIEATNISQFTKFTDSNDNTRTFDYDQKLDFKIGPKQTRCYTTDTLLSWDERSFFHVLTTTYTPGLPAGQSFKIKTRYLFGWADSQTSLFAISYHIVWSSNSWFKSIIESNCKIAQLDIAHKNANFLKQYLDTAPLKRKSKTRSKSKSSSKLKLKLETPPCNGNENVPPLLPKQVASSQAPSQSPRIIPLAILVFLIIIIIQNYYILKHLKHSLPTATTA; this is encoded by the coding sequence ATGCTGCCTCTGGTTAAAGTCTCGCCTGCTCCTCCTCAGCTGTCGCTATCCGATGCACAAAGTGTACGCAGTGCAGCCTCTGCCAGTTCGGCCAGCGACTCCATTGCTTCTGTGCTTCATGCTCTACGTTCTGCCTCAGCTGTTTCTTCAGCTTTGGCAAGAACTCCTCCATCTCTCGATCTTGACCAAGTGATTCGTTCTATCGATGGTGATGCCGAAGATGCCAAGAGAGAAAGAAACCCTTCATCACGAGGCTCATCCTCATCACGTGCATCCTCGTCGCTCACTCGCACGTCATCGTCCTCATCACGGTCTTCGTCATCATCACACGGGTCTTCATCTTCTCGTTCCTCTTCGTCTCATTCATCATCGTCCAAGAATTTTGGCTATTCTGGACCTTGGCGTCTCGCGCAAGTACCTTCATGGGACCCTCAATCGTTACGTGAacctaatgaaaatgtaGTATGCGAGGCTCGTTTACCTTATCCTCCGGGTCTGATCGCCCATGTTCTCTTCAGTGATACAGACCATACTTATTGGGAGAAACTCCTTACATATATAGAGGCTACAAACATTTCACAATTTACTAAGTTCACTGATTCAAACGATAATACAAGGACGTTTGATTATGATCAAAAATTGGATTTCAAAATAGGGCCCAAGCAAACTCGTTGTTACACGACCGATACACTCTTGAGTTGGGACGAACGAAGCTTCTTCCATGTTCTAACAACTACATACACTCCGGGCCTACCTGCTGGTCAATCATTCAAGATCAAAACACGATACTTGTTTGGTTGGGCAGACTCACAAACGTCTCTTTTCGCCATCTCTTATCACATCGTATGGTCTAGTAATTCATGGTTCAAAAGCATTATCGAATCCAATTGTAAAATAGCACAATTGGACATTGCTCATAAAAATGCCAATTTCTTGAAACAGTATCTCGATACGGCTCCTTTAAAGCGGAAATCTAAAACGAGATCAAAATCCAAATCCAGTTccaaattgaaattgaaattagaGACTCCACCATGCAACGGAAATGAAAATGTGCCGCCTTTATTACCGAAACAAGTAGCATCATCACAGGCACCCTCCCAATCTCCCAGGATCATTCCCTTAGCCATTCTAGTATTCTtaatcatcattatcattcaAAACTATTACATATTAAAACATTTGAAACATTCTTTACCAACTGCCACTACCGCTTAG
- the FET5 gene encoding ferroxidase FET5 (similar to Saccharomyces cerevisiae FET5 (YFL041W); ancestral locus Anc_8.17) has protein sequence MTSLHSLHSLLTFFIVCLSQILVHVHARTVEFDWTLDWIQAAPDGFERPVIAINGRWPPPALHVTHGDRVVVHVTNNLDQDTSLHFHGLFQRGSIQMDGPAFITQCPIPPGGSYTYDFVVDDQMGTFWYHAHLGSQYGDGFRGVFVIHSPEDDMERDMTFIVSDWYHDPSSKIMPGFMTRYNPMGNEPIPDAILFNDYAINNSIVLPEKSSIYTWRFVNAGLFVGQYLYSPSIPFNIIEVDGVLTKPKQSHLIYISAGQRIALQVNLTENVDHDNLFLYQYLDDTMLDTIPSELQLNKTIPITFANNKPPADLPPAPALDLSKLVDEFELTTREHTPRLPHYDTQITFNVTMNNLIDGVNYAFFNNITYTRPNIPVLSTVLTAPKDLLFNPAIYGTNINVNILKPNSIVEIVLNNQDPGRHPFHIHGHNFQIIQKSPIRDDETDELPYDEAHPLLPIPAFPIVRDTAIVEPNGHLVIRFKADNPGVWIFHCHVNWHLDQGLAAVFVEDPVALQESTTMTDQYKSICLAQDIPIKGNAAGNSHDWLDLKGLNVQPTPLPNGFIWKGYLAMFLCTAIAIYGFWSIIQYGLLNVVEDDEIVVKNLTELLQSHDIPTT, from the coding sequence ATGACCTCACTTCATTCACTTCATTCACTTTTAACCTTCTTTATTGTTTGCCTTTCACAGATCTTGGTACATGTTCATGCTAGGACGGTAGAATTCGATTGGACTTTGGATTGGATCCAAGCTGCTCCTGATGGATTTGAACGTCCTGTGATTGCTATCAATGGTCGATGGCCGCCACCTGCTTTGCACGTGACGCACGGAGACAGAGTGGTTGTTCACGTGACCAACAATTTGGATCAAGACACTTCATTGCATTTCCATGGGCTTTTCCAACGTGGGTCTATTCAAATGGATGGTCCTGCATTCATCACGCAATGTCCTATCCCTCCAGGTGGTTCTTATACTTATGATTTTGTGGTTGATGATCAGATGGGGACATTCTGGTATCATGCTCATCTGGGGTCTCAATATGGAGATGGGTTCAGAGGTGTGTTTGTCATTCATTCACCAGAAGATGATATGGAACGTGATATGACTTTTATTGTTAGTGATTGGTACCATGATCCTTCGTCCAAGATCATGCCAGGATTTATGACTCGGTATAATCCAATGGGGAATGAACCGATTCCTGATGCTATCTTGTTTAATGATTATGCCATTAATAACTCAATTGTGTTGCCTGAGAAAAGCAGCATATATACTTGGAGGTTTGTTAATGCTGGGTTGTTTGTGGGTCAATATTTGTATTCGCCCTCAATTCCcttcaatattattgaagTTGATGGGGTTTTGACCAAGCCCAAACAATCTCatctaatatatatatctgcAGGGCAGAGAATTGCACTACAGGTGAATCTCACTGAAAATGTAGATCATGACAACTTATTCTTGTACCAATACTTGGATGATACCATGTTGGATACTATTCCTTCAGAATTGCAATTAAACAAGACTATTCCTATCACATTTGCAAACAACAAGCCGCCAGCTGATCTTCCTCCTGCACCAGCTCTCGATTTATCAAAACTTGTTGATGAATTCGAATTAACCACAAGGGAACACACCCCACGTCTACCTCATTACGATACTCAAATCACATTCAATGTCACgatgaataatttaatagatGGTGTCAATTACGCCTTTTTCAATAACATCACGTACACACGTCCAAATATCCCTGTATTATCCACGGTGCTAACTGCCCCAAAAGATCTTCTCTTTAACCCTGCCATTTATGGCACAAACATCAATGTTAATATCTTGAAACCAAATTCTATTGTAGAAATCGTTCTCAATAATCAAGACCCTGGAAGGCACCCCTTCCACATCCATGGTCATAATTTCCAAATCATTCAAAAATCTCCTATTAGAGATGATGAGACTGATGAGTTGCCCTACGACGAGGCACACCCATTGCTTCCTATTCCTGCATTCCCAATCGTTAGAGATACCGCTATTGTGGAACCCAACGGCCATCTAGTGATTCGTTTCAAAGCAGATAACCCGGGTGTATGGATCTTTCATTGTCATGTCAATTGGCATTTAGATCAAGGTCTAGCTGCAGTATTTGTAGAAGACCCCGTTGCATTACAAGAATCCACTACAATGACAGATCAATACAAATCTATCTGTCTGGCTCAAGATATCCCTATCAAAGGTAATGCTGCTGGTAATTCCCACGATTGGTTAGACTTGAAAGGTTTAAATGTACAGCCAACACCTTTACCTAATGGGTTCATTTGGAAAGGTTATTTGGCCATGTTCTTATGTACAGCCATCGCTATTTATGGATTCTGGTCCATCATTCAATACGGCCTGCTTAACGTAGtggaagatgatgaaattgtAGTCAAGAATTTGActgaattattacaaaGTCATGATATACCTACCACGTAA
- the TBLA0D02380 gene encoding uncharacterized protein, with protein MSSDTSTTNTSTTSVTTSATASASASTSTTASQDSKPHWNQPPSSIIPSSIPVDDVRKLLQLLTVSPFVTSDIWEKIKEIPNISPLIKEFNIDSDTSIAIASNHVKRLPVPTIKTGSTIRKDWSGINSHNQFNYDIDYKTLTKEEYIASRFNDDTLSKMKQQISYAMLCKNDQVSILWKYVFSSLLLQYKLDQNVFNQIPLHPTIIDKCEELIVKRYFLQAAYTKRELKYIYSRNIHEIFKKLLFPINPTHGLYEARTLYKNLEITTVPDIERQLLIINMLNEFSNEPKFSSRQQAVTIISLFKDTFPGRFAYLFEKWDQAYEHLTLKLVLSDIEPILEDPYYQELITKQKNKYKDRRKRKRRNKKLNKRESNNFNNNINIEDTICSQLGLSLSDTEHENL; from the coding sequence ATGTCTTCAGATACAAGCACTACAAATACATCTACCACAAGTGTTACTACAAGTGCGACTGCAAGTGCAAGTGCAAGCACAAGTACAACCGCTTCGCAAGATTCAAAGCCTCATTGGAATCAACCACCGTCTTCTATAATACCCAGTTCAATCCCAGTAGATGATGTTAGAAAActtttacaattattaacaGTGTCGCCTTTTGTGACCTCGGATATTTgggaaaaaattaaagagaTCCCCAATATCTCGCCTCTAATTAAAGAGTTTAATATTGACTCAGATACCAGCATCGCCATTGCATCAAATCACGTTAAGCGACTCCCTGTACCTACTATTAAAACAGGAAGCACAATACGTAAGGATTGGTCAGGAATCAATTCTCACaatcaattcaattatGATATCGATTATAAAACATTAACCAAAGAAGAATACATTGCAAGTCGATTTAATGATGACACGTTATCAAAGATGAAACAACAAATCAGTTACGCCATGCTATGTAAAAATGATCAAGTATCTATTTTATGGAAATACGTTTTCAGTTCACTATTACTTCAATATAAATTAGACCAAAACGTCTTTAATCAAATCCCCCTGCATCCAactattattgataaatgTGAAGAATTGATTGTCAAACGATACTTTTTACAAGCAGCATACACTAAAAgagaattgaaatatatatattctagAAACATtcatgaaatttttaaaaaacttTTATTCCCCATAAATCCAACCCATGGACTATACGAAGCACGTAcgttatataaaaatttggaaataacCACTGTACCAGATATTGAGCGTCAACTATTAATCATTAACATGTTGAATGAATTCTCCAATGAACcaaaattttcttcaagACAACAAGCCGTAACCATCATTagtttatttaaagatacATTCCCAGGTAGATTTGCATAtttgtttgaaaaatggGATCAAGCTTATGAACACTTGACTCTTAAATTAGTATTATCAGATATTGAACCAATTCTTGAAGATCCATATTATCAAGAATTGATTACGAAgcagaaaaataaatataaagatagaaggaaaaggaaaagaagaaataaaaaattaaataaaagagaaagtaataattttaataataatatcaatattgaAGATACGATTTGTTCTCAACTTGGGTTAAGTTTGTCAGACACTGAACATGAGAATTTATAA
- the SLI1 gene encoding N-acetyltransferase (similar to Saccharomyces cerevisiae SLI1 (YGR212W); ancestral locus Anc_5.119): MDIGKVIGLEDFFSKRSIEKIHSSIYLAIELSELPTKGEWIYALNKTMSQYFKLRCNVEWDLEADDIHMKLITAENGTPIKYEDVIEYVPWKKLEQDEIQQIFQNYHFHYDSEHVAWKILVLKECNTCVLLLTHALYDGMSLVKIWQSILQNLGNGSMDNTEIIYDAIDKPDKQFTSQHPYELIPTPWSWKAKKLLVSQLFKYAPSTIVKPNKNIIQFPAYNFKEGLFAKSNPSQFERYLKNDFCLHRTHINNENLTKTLKICKVHGVSFTSYLAAVLVIAMRKMDPSAISGNNLQISIPINSRKFCQKSLNLQDSQCEVGNFISGSTLSYLIDTNEDIWIVAGSLQDDMVRNTTSLMGNTVQEAKLLESISCADFLTAKISEDYPGQTLEITNLGFQNFNIEGSKYHVKSADFATPQGISNVAIYSVISTPNDGLRCNFSYPKNYKVPWKTI, from the coding sequence ATGGACATTGGAAAAGTAATTGGTTTggaagattttttttctaaaagaagtatagaaaaaatacattCATCTATATATTTGGCAATTGAGCTTTCTGAATTACCTACAAAAGGAGAATGGATATATgcattaaataaaacaatgtcgcaatattttaaattacgTTGCAATGTCGAATGGGATTTGGAAGCAGACGATATACatatgaaattaattacCGCCGAAAATGGTACACcaataaaatatgaagATGTCATTGAATATGTTCCCTGGAAGAAATTAGAACAAGATGAAATCCAGcaaattttccaaaattatcatttcCATTATGATTCTGAACATGTAGCTTGGAAAATTTTAGTCTTAAAGGAATGCAATACATGTGTCTTATTATTAACTCATGCTTTATATGATGGTATGTCTTTAGTTAAAATTTGGCAATCcatattacaaaatttaGGTAATGGCTCTATGGATAATACTGAAATAATATATGACGCTATTGATAAACCAGATAAGCAATTTACGTCACAGCATCCCTATGAATTGATCCCTACACCATGGAGTTGGAAAGCTAAAAAATTGCTTGTATCTCAATTGTTTAAATATGCTCCAAGTACAATTGTAaaaccaaataaaaatattattcaatttccAGCTTATAATTTCAAAGAGGGATTATTTGCCAAGTCCAACCCTTCTCAATTTGAAAGATAtcttaaaaatgatttttgTTTACATAGAACtcatataaataatgaaaatttgaCAAAAACATTAAAGATTTGTAAAGTTCATGGAGTATCTTTCACATCTTATTTAGCTGCTGTTTTAGTAATTGCAATGAGAAAAATGGATCCGTCAGCTATATCAGGTAATAATTTACAGATTAGTATACCCATAAATTCTCGAAAATTTTGccaaaaatctttaaatttacaaGATTCACAATGTGAAGTTggtaattttatttctggAAGTACTCTTTCATATCTAATTGATACAAATGAAGATATTTGGATTGTTGCTGGATCTTTACAAGACGACATGGTCAGAAATACAACTTCGTTAATGGGGAATACTGTTCAAGAGGCAAAACTTCTGGAATCCATTAGTTGTGCAGATTTTTTAACAGCAAAAATTTCTGAGGACTATCCAGGACAAACTCTTGAAATTACAAATCTAGggtttcaaaattttaatattgaagGTTCTAAATATCATGTGAAAAGTGCTGATTTTGCAACTCCTCAAGGAATTTCAAACGTTGCCATATATTCTGTTATTTCCACTCCTAATGATGGTTTGAgatgtaatttttcatatcCAAAGAATTACAAAGTCCCATGGAAGACTATTTAA
- the MEF1 gene encoding Mef1p (similar to Saccharomyces cerevisiae MEF1 (YLR069C); ancestral locus Anc_8.18), which yields MVFLHNSIPLTRSLIKNTTKILLQPSVSTTIPNTQYSKRLFHATSRKLNNKPEEDDAATLADITKSLSPSDLNSLRKIRNIGISAHIDSGKTTFTERVLYYTGRIKDIHEVRGTDQVGAKMDSMDLEREKGITIQSAATFCSWQKDDKEYHFNLIDTPGHIDFTIEVERALRVLDGAVLVVCAVSGVQSQTVTVDRQMKRYNVPRIIFINKMDRMGANPFRAIEQLNSKLKIPAAAIQVPIGAESELKGVVDIINREAIYNKGVKGNTIEKGPVPDELKELVEEKRQVLIETLADVDEEIAELFLEEKVPSVEQIKNAIRRTTIARTFTPVLMGTALGNTGVQPVLDAVVDYLPDPANILNTALDVDNNEAKVNLVPSIDKPFVGLAFKLEEGNYGQLTYIRVYQGRVRKGDYITNVKTGKKIKVSRLVRMHSEEMEDVNEVGSGEICATFGIDCSSGDTFTDGKVRYSMSSMYVPDSVISLSVTPDTKSLTNFSKALNRFQKEDPTFRVYFDPESKETIISGMGELHLEIYIERMKREYNVVCKTGQPQVSYRESVNGGAEFDYVHKKQSGGAGQYGRIIGNFSSYEDASGNRNENIFETAVVGGRIPEKFLAACKKGFIESCEKGPLIGHKVLGVKMLINDGATHAVDSNELSFMTATKHAFRKSFLESDPIILEPIMNLVVTSPTEFQGNVIGLLNKLAAVIQDNESGHDEFVVKSECTLSTLFGFATSLRSCTQGKGEFTMEFSHYAPNSKTMFKKN from the coding sequence atggtatTTTTGCATAACTCGATACCTTTAACAAGGTcgttaataaaaaatactaCAAAGATACTTCTTCAGCCGTCTGTATCAACTACAATCCCTAATACtcaatattcaaaaagatTATTCCATGCTACATCTAGAAAacttaataataaaccagaagaagatgatgcAGCTACACTAGCCGATATTACTAAAAGTTTATCACCAAGTGATCTAAACTCTTTGAGAAAGATTAGAAATATTGGGATATCAGCTCATATTGACTCTGGTAAAACAACATTTACTGAAAGAGTTTTATACTATACCGGTagaattaaagatattcaTGAAGTTAGAGGTACTGATCAAGTAGGTGCCAAAATGGATTCAATGGATTTGGAAAGAGAAAAGGGGATCACTATTCAATCAGCTGCCACATTTTGCTCCTGGCAAAAAGATGATAAAGAATACCactttaatttaattgatacaCCCGGCCATATTGATTTTACCATTGAGGTTGAAAGAGCCTTGAGAGTTTTAGATGGTGCTGTCTTGGTTGTCTGTGCAGTTTCTGGTGTACAATCACAAACTGTAACTGTGGATCGTCAAATGAAGAGATATAATGTTCCTAGAatcatatttataaataaaatggaCAGAATGGGTGCAAATCCATTTAGAGCAATTGAGCAATTGAACTCTAAGTTGAAAATACCAGCAGCTGCAATTCAAGTACCTATTGGTGCTGAATCTGAATTAAAAGGTGttgttgatattattaatcgTGAAGCAATTTATAACAAGGGTGTAAAGGGTAACACTATTGAAAAAGGACCAGTTCCAgatgaattgaaagaattagttgaagaaaaaagacAAGTGTTAATTGAAACCTTAGCTGAtgttgatgaagaaattgcCGAATTGTTTTTAGAGGAAAAAGTTCCTTCTGTTGAACAGATTAAAAATGCTATTCGTCGTACAACCATCGCACGTACTTTCACTCCTGTATTAATGGGTACTGCTCTTGGTAATACAGGTGTTCAACCTGTTTTAGATGCCGTCGTTGATTATTTGCCAGATCCtgcaaatattttaaacacTGCTTTGGATGTTGACAATAATGAGGCAAAAGTTAATTTAGTTCCATCCATAGATAAGCCCTTTGTAGGTTTAGcatttaaattagaagaaggTAATTATGGTCAATTGACATATATTCGTGTCTATCAAGGTAGAGTTAGAAAAGGTGATTACATTACCAACGTCAAGACtggtaaaaaaattaaagtttcAAGATTGGTAAGAATGCACTCTGAAGAAATGGAAGACGTCAATGAAGTTGGCTCTGGTGAAATCTGTGCTACCTTTGGTATTGACTGTTCTTCTGGTGATACTTTTACTGATGGTAAAGTTAGATACTCCATGTCATCGATGTATGTTCCAGATTCTGTTATTTCTCTATCAGTAACTCCAGATACTAAGAGTTTGactaatttttctaaagcCTTAAATAGATTCCAAAAGGAAGATCCAACTTTTAGAGTTTATTTCGATCCAGAGTCAAAAGAAACGATTATATCAGGTATGGGTGAATTGCATTTAGAAATTTACATTGAAAGAATGAAACGTGAATATAATGTTGTTTGTAAAACAGGTCAACCACAAGTCTCTTATAGAGAATCTGTTAATGGCGGAGCTGAATTTGACTACGTTCATAAAAAACAGTCTGGTGGTGCTGGTCAATATGGTAGAATTATtggtaatttttcatcttaTGAAGACGCTAGCGGTAATAGAAACGAAAACATATTCGAAACTGCTGTTGTTGGTGGACGTATTCCAGAAAAATTCCTTGCTGCTTGTAAAAAAGGTTTTATTGAATCTTGTGAAAAGGGTCCATTAATTGGTCATAAAGTTCTCGGTGTGAAAATGTTGATTAATGATGGTGCCACTCATGCCGTTGATTCTAATGAACTTTCTTTCATGACAGCTACAAAGCATGCCTTCCGTAAATCATTCTTGGAAAGTGATCCAATTATTTTAGAACCAATCATGAACTTAGTTGTAACTTCACCAACTGAATTTCAAGGTAACGTCATTGGGTTATTGAATAAGTTGGCTGCCGTGATTCAAGATAATGAGAGTGGACATGATGAATTTGTTGTTAAATCAGAATGTACGTTAAGTACATTATTCGGGTTCGCAACTTCATTAAGATCATGCACTCAAGGTAAGGGTGAATTTACAATGGAATTTAGTCATTATGCACCAAACTCCAAAACAATGTTCAAAAAGAACTGA
- the SPC3 gene encoding signal peptidase complex subunit SPC3 (similar to Saccharomyces cerevisiae SPC3 (YLR066W); ancestral locus Anc_8.21), whose product MYSINQRFSTVANQSLSYGLLIIAIIVGTSYYQLQSSNAFNNLITIGNINPTFAIRTSRYYGSTNGKPKENVKLTFDLDTDLTSLFNWNTKQVFVYLVAEYKGQKHPAISNTVTFWDKIITTKKDAILHLVNEKGKYNVWDLEDKFQNRDLEFSLHWNLQPWVGPLIYGETVGNTSIVLTKPEKKKKKNTGQEESVKENASVDE is encoded by the coding sequence ATGTATTCAATAAATCAGAGATTCAGCACTGTGGCTAACCAGTCTTTGTCATATGGCCTATTGATTATTGCCATCATTGTTGGGACTTCCTACTATCAATTACAATCTTCAAATGcttttaataatctaaTCACTATTGGAAATATAAATCCAACTTTTGCTATCAGAACAAGTAGATATTATGGCTCAACTAATGGCAAACCAAAAGAAAACGTTAAACTTACATTTGACTTAGATACCGATTTAACtagtttatttaattgGAATACCAAACAAGTTTTTGTCTATTTAGTTGCTGAATATAAAGGTCAAAAACATCCTGCAATTTCAAATACAGTCACATTTTGGGATAAAATTATCACAACTAAGAAAGATGCAATTTTACATCTTGTTAATGAAAAAGGTAAGTATAATGTATGGGATCTAGAAGATAAATTCCAGAATAGAGACCTAGAATTTTCCTTACATTGGAATCTACAACCTTGGGTTGGCCCTTTAATTTATGGGGAAACTGTTGGTAATACATCTATTGTCTTAACCAAAcctgaaaaaaagaagaaaaaaaacactgGGCAAGAAGAGTCTGTAAAAGAGAATGCCTCAGTTGACGAATAA
- the SND2 gene encoding Snd2p (similar to Saccharomyces cerevisiae YLR065C; ancestral locus Anc_8.24), with product MAGKATKKQALANQQALSTLYKASLPLIFVSLLRTWYCNSGKSPLIKIISLHIPCIICIYTLEKTGRPTYDSKGKLSTVGVDLAQSGGLTDIMFDVIYLSLIADVGVILFNTLWLWWICGIAVVGYGGYKLWALKNMLMPSSPKTPKAKSTTPSEPEKSKRQMKREKRGDKVQIKYR from the coding sequence ATGGCTGGTAAAGCAACCAAAAAGCAAGCTCTTGCAAATCAACAAGCACTTTCCACTCTTTATAAAGCTAGTCTtccattaatatttgtatcTTTACTACGAACATGGTATTGTAATTCCGGTAAGTCTCCTTTAATTAAGATTATTTCATTACATATCCCATGTATAATATGCATCTATACACTAGAAAAGACAGGTCGTCCAACCTACGACTCAAAAGGTAAGTTATCTACTGTTGGTGTCGATTTAGCACAAAGTGGTGGTTTAACAGATATAATGTTTGACGTCATCTATTTGTCATTAATTGCCGATGTTGGTGTGATTCTTTTTAATACATTATGGTTATGGTGGATTTGTGGTATTGCTGTTGTTGGGTATGGTGGATATAAACTATGGGCTTTGAAGAATATGTTAATGCCATCTTCACCTAAGACACCAAAGGCCAAATCTACTACCCCTTCTGAACCAGAAAAATCAAAGAGACAAatgaaaagagaaaaaagaGGTGATAAAGttcaaattaaatatcGATAA